From one Syntrophorhabdaceae bacterium genomic stretch:
- a CDS encoding OB-fold domain-containing protein, giving the protein MISFLQGKIKKIYNDRITLLVNGVGYDILIPAYILEEIKHSYNEDNTLSLYISFNQTERQPKPILVGFKNELEKDFFELFISVEDIGPAAAIKALTIPIRDIARYIEDKDIKGLRQLKGVGERKAEKIVATLKGRMARYALLPETEEPVKAVIDFKKEVEDVLVNQLGHKVHEARKMIADAMERNSGIRSSEELFEEVYRGQRQ; this is encoded by the coding sequence TTGATTTCATTCCTTCAGGGTAAAATAAAGAAGATATATAATGACCGTATTACACTTCTTGTAAATGGGGTTGGATACGATATACTGATTCCTGCCTACATATTAGAAGAGATAAAACATTCATACAATGAGGATAATACCCTTTCCCTTTATATATCCTTCAATCAGACAGAAAGACAGCCTAAACCTATACTTGTGGGCTTTAAGAATGAGCTTGAAAAGGACTTCTTTGAGTTGTTTATATCTGTGGAGGATATAGGGCCTGCCGCAGCCATAAAGGCTTTGACAATACCTATAAGGGATATTGCCCGTTATATTGAGGATAAAGACATCAAAGGCTTAAGACAATTAAAAGGTGTTGGAGAGAGAAAAGCAGAAAAGATAGTTGCAACCCTAAAAGGTAGAATGGCAAGATATGCCCTCTTGCCTGAGACAGAAGAACCTGTCAAGGCTGTTATAGATTTCAAAAAGGAGGTCGAAGATGTCCTTGTGAACCAATTAGGACATAAGGTTCATGAGGCAAGAAAGATGATTGCCGATGCCATGGAGAGAAATTCTGGCATAAGATCTTCTGAAGAACTTTTTGAAGAGGTATACAGAGGTCAGAGACAGTGA
- a CDS encoding crossover junction endodeoxyribonuclease RuvC codes for MIILGLDPGLASTGFGLIKLKNNQPTLLKCGYIKTFQKDHISARISQIYEDLYGLIRETMPDIIAVENVFSLVRYPKAGILLGVVLGAIYLIASSNKIHLVEITPKEVKNALIGYGNAGKEQVRKMVQHSLNIDKIDSFHAADALAVALTAYYRMDKEKIA; via the coding sequence ATGATTATCCTTGGATTAGACCCTGGTCTTGCAAGCACAGGCTTTGGCCTTATAAAACTCAAAAATAACCAACCTACCCTTCTCAAATGTGGATATATTAAAACATTCCAAAAAGACCATATATCTGCGAGAATATCACAGATATATGAAGATCTTTATGGTTTAATAAGAGAGACCATGCCTGATATTATTGCAGTCGAGAATGTTTTCTCACTTGTTCGTTATCCAAAAGCAGGGATATTGTTGGGGGTTGTTCTTGGGGCTATATACCTAATTGCATCCAGCAACAAGATACATCTCGTTGAAATAACACCAAAAGAGGTAAAGAACGCCTTAATCGGATATGGGAACGCAGGCAAAGAACAGGTCAGGAAGATGGTTCAACATTCTCTGAATATAGATAAAATAGATTCATTTCATGCAGCTGATGCACTTGCAGTAGCCTTAACAGCATATTACAGGATGGATAAGGAGAAAATTGCTTGA